From Paenibacillus polymyxa, the proteins below share one genomic window:
- the pyrE gene encoding orotate phosphoribosyltransferase, which yields MTTLNNIPEQIASHLLRIQAVALRPQQPFTWTSGIKSPIYCDNRLTMSYPEVRELIADSFAALIREQYPETEVIAGTATAGIPHAAWVAQKLNLPMAYVRDKAKGHGKENQIEGRISAGQKVMVIEDLISTGGSSIKAAQAVEQAGAQPLAVLAIFSYQLDKATQAFEEAGVKLQTLSNYTALMEVALREGTIQEEEIELLRSWRQDPASFGK from the coding sequence ATGACTACATTAAACAATATCCCAGAGCAAATTGCATCCCATCTGTTACGCATTCAGGCAGTGGCACTGCGTCCACAGCAGCCTTTTACATGGACATCCGGTATAAAATCCCCTATCTACTGTGACAATCGCCTGACCATGTCCTACCCGGAGGTGCGTGAACTAATCGCAGACTCTTTTGCGGCTCTTATCCGTGAACAATACCCTGAAACCGAGGTTATTGCCGGCACAGCCACAGCAGGGATTCCTCATGCCGCTTGGGTGGCACAAAAGCTAAATCTGCCAATGGCTTATGTCAGAGACAAAGCCAAAGGACACGGGAAAGAAAACCAAATCGAAGGCCGTATCAGCGCCGGACAAAAGGTTATGGTTATCGAAGACCTCATCTCTACCGGGGGAAGCTCCATTAAAGCAGCACAGGCCGTAGAGCAAGCAGGCGCTCAGCCGTTAGCTGTACTGGCTATTTTCAGCTACCAGCTGGACAAAGCTACTCAAGCTTTTGAAGAAGCAGGTGTGAAGCTGCAAACCTTGTCCAATTACACCGCCTTGATGGAGGTTGCCTTGCGTGAAGGAACCATTCAGGAGGAAGAGATAGAACTGCTGCGTTCCTGGCGTCAGGACCCAGCTTCTTTTGGCAAATAA
- a CDS encoding fibronectin type III domain-containing protein, protein MKKNLIKKTFILFSASLFLLIVFSNLRTYAAASVGQALPTPESGWQRYEELAPGFIFEGNGWQTPTAGSYSGGSEKFTLNSSLHTVKFQFWGTDLRLISYRGGDRQTSIQVNIDGVNYSYSANGQAQVTTLLFEKRNLENKLHSVEVSASNSNVYNLFEFDALDINETGYLVNPKISAPSNLSAKAGDAKVDLSWTASPDKTEYTIKRSTTSAGPYDTIASNVKTPSYSDTSVVNGTTYYYVVTAVSNNGESEFSKEVSATPQGEKQTDSDTENPSQPNPEPSEPAQPTGDRAILVVTMTNGFEKEFDLSMKEVNNFIAWYDAKDAGRGQSYYKIDKHNNNKGPFSSRKDYVIFDKILTFEVSEYSK, encoded by the coding sequence ATGAAAAAGAATCTCATTAAGAAAACTTTTATATTGTTCAGCGCATCATTGTTTTTACTAATCGTATTTTCAAATTTAAGAACGTATGCAGCAGCATCAGTTGGGCAGGCATTACCTACTCCAGAGAGTGGGTGGCAACGATATGAAGAGCTTGCACCTGGTTTCATCTTTGAAGGAAATGGATGGCAAACGCCAACTGCGGGGAGCTATTCTGGAGGAAGTGAAAAGTTTACACTTAATTCATCTCTACATACTGTTAAATTTCAATTTTGGGGTACGGATCTAAGATTAATTAGTTATAGAGGCGGAGATAGACAAACATCTATTCAAGTAAATATTGATGGTGTGAATTATAGTTACTCAGCAAATGGTCAAGCACAAGTGACTACCCTTTTATTTGAAAAAAGGAATTTAGAAAATAAATTACATTCCGTAGAAGTAAGTGCAAGCAACTCAAACGTTTATAATCTGTTCGAATTTGATGCTTTAGATATCAACGAGACTGGATATTTAGTAAATCCTAAAATCAGTGCTCCTTCAAATCTATCTGCAAAGGCAGGAGACGCCAAGGTGGATTTAAGCTGGACAGCAAGCCCCGATAAAACAGAATATACTATAAAACGAAGCACTACTTCTGCAGGACCGTATGATACAATTGCTTCCAACGTCAAAACTCCATCGTATTCTGATACATCTGTGGTCAATGGAACAACATACTATTACGTAGTTACAGCAGTAAGTAATAATGGCGAAAGTGAATTTTCTAAAGAGGTTTCAGCTACTCCACAAGGAGAAAAGCAAACAGATTCCGATACCGAAAATCCATCTCAACCTAATCCTGAACCATCTGAGCCAGCTCAACCGACAGGTGATCGAGCAATTCTTGTAGTAACTATGACCAATGGCTTTGAGAAGGAATTTGATTTAAGTATGAAAGAAGTTAACAACTTTATAGCGTGGTATGATGCAAAAGATGCCGGCCGTGGTCAATCATATTATAAAATCGATAAACACAATAACAACAAAGGTCCATTCAGCAGTCGAAAGGATTATGTAATCTTTGATAAGATTCTCACATTTGAAGTAAGTGAATACTCTAAATAA
- a CDS encoding GDSL-type esterase/lipase family protein: MLHVLSSKEQIVKEEFPLDTSFLSLYPVAVREARPFVLVLPGGGYEHLASHEGEPIARWLNDLGIHAGVLEYQVGDFEITSLLEDVEHALQWIRQTPHDWLVIPDQVGLIGFSAGGHLASIVSTIGAKKPNLLMLGYPVISFHDPYTHLGSRTHFLGEQPTLEQLQAFSSDRQVTAQTPPTFMWTTANDGAVPVENSLLFAFSLSRERIPFELHVFEEGRHGLGLSEDNLECRQWLDLAEKWLQKHGYAHARQQMTTRLFIAGDSTAAQKGATEKPMTGWGEHLQAHLDSTVHVDNRAVNGRSTKSFIAEGRLTDIEKDIQAGDYLFIQFGHNDEKKEDPNRYTDPDGEYRLNLIQYIQSARERGGIPVLLTSVSRRHFTANGEPDPLAVGAYPAAMRQVAKETQTPLLDIFEASQQLYRSMGEKESELLFMHLPEKVHPNYPAGVADNTHFSDEGARQIAQLVAEAIRQNTELSALKQRMVERNLDSSKKLAHQLVN; this comes from the coding sequence ATGTTACATGTCCTTAGTTCTAAAGAACAGATTGTAAAAGAAGAATTTCCGTTAGACACTTCCTTTCTCTCCCTCTATCCCGTAGCGGTCCGAGAAGCTCGTCCTTTTGTATTGGTATTACCTGGCGGTGGCTACGAGCATTTGGCCTCACATGAAGGAGAGCCGATCGCCCGGTGGTTAAATGATCTAGGTATTCATGCGGGTGTGCTGGAGTATCAGGTCGGCGATTTCGAGATTACCTCCTTGCTGGAGGATGTAGAACATGCCCTGCAATGGATTCGCCAAACACCGCATGACTGGCTAGTGATCCCTGATCAAGTGGGTCTCATCGGTTTTTCAGCAGGGGGTCACCTGGCCTCCATTGTCTCCACGATCGGAGCGAAAAAACCAAATCTTCTAATGTTGGGATACCCTGTCATTTCATTTCATGACCCTTATACGCATCTTGGAAGCCGTACGCACTTTTTAGGGGAACAGCCGACCCTGGAGCAGCTTCAAGCCTTTTCATCCGATCGGCAAGTGACTGCACAGACACCTCCGACTTTTATGTGGACAACGGCCAATGATGGCGCTGTACCGGTAGAAAATAGCCTGTTGTTCGCTTTCTCATTATCCAGAGAGCGTATTCCGTTTGAGCTGCATGTATTTGAGGAAGGACGACACGGATTGGGACTATCCGAGGACAACCTTGAATGCAGACAATGGCTCGACCTGGCGGAAAAATGGCTACAAAAACATGGATATGCGCACGCAAGACAGCAGATGACAACTCGACTGTTTATCGCAGGGGACTCTACTGCAGCTCAAAAAGGAGCAACCGAAAAACCGATGACAGGCTGGGGCGAACATTTGCAAGCTCATTTGGACTCTACTGTTCATGTGGACAATCGTGCCGTCAATGGACGAAGCACCAAATCTTTTATAGCAGAAGGGCGATTAACTGATATTGAAAAAGATATTCAAGCTGGCGATTATCTGTTTATTCAATTTGGACACAATGATGAGAAAAAAGAAGACCCCAATCGCTACACCGATCCTGATGGAGAGTACCGTCTAAACTTAATTCAATACATTCAGTCCGCTCGGGAACGTGGCGGCATTCCAGTGCTGTTAACCTCTGTAAGCCGCCGTCACTTTACTGCAAACGGTGAACCTGACCCGCTGGCTGTAGGGGCTTATCCCGCTGCCATGAGGCAAGTAGCCAAGGAAACCCAGACACCGCTGCTCGATATTTTCGAAGCATCACAGCAGCTTTATCGTTCCATGGGTGAAAAAGAGTCCGAGCTTCTATTTATGCATTTGCCCGAAAAAGTACACCCTAATTACCCAGCTGGTGTAGCAGATAATACCCATTTTTCTGACGAAGGAGCAAGGCAAATTGCCCAGCTGGTAGCAGAAGCGATTCGTCAAAATACGGAGCTGTCTGCATTAAAACAACGCATGGTCGAAAGAAATCTAGATAGTAGCAAGAAGCTTGCACATCAACTTGTCAACTGA
- a CDS encoding helix-turn-helix transcriptional regulator encodes MKKGRMFYTIFITILVLGIGLVASFGSYIYFTTISSVVERVSNTKQSYMAQIRNSLEQKIQTIEYAFNTYSTTSSFNEVVKNPITEKDFVAYRNVNTQLNYIATMGLEGTEYSLISLNQNWRISNGSLSYLTKTEREKLISTYIDHQDKGLFWIKTDKGIRFVNTLPVFSKKKQAIALSDISSQTLSHTIQTEDHMPVFILNKKGDLMYETEPATPLLSTQQLQHISEVTAKSNNTGMLTLEKTEHQPARQIIYAKSAYNNWTYLTVLDKKEIANAFQTTKFGIIMMGLVLTLLMVVVAYIIAIYFTKPFQQIKRSLPKNPNFAFKNEPSKNEIEWIINSIDNIVTEKESLESLIQSEMPQLETQLILNLFRKRVSAEELARKMPRLGYPQIENQMYITLLVQLDNLGDREPSDKDVLLLAINKIVEETIPEQQRMLPIILNDNTQATILILAGKSAQEMRKQVLDHATLLIQNVKEYLNVSISIGISTAYDNLLESKEACEMSKQALHHRLNLGKESIIFYEDISMVISGPVLLHYPAELESKLFDAIRIGDEEQVYHTVHSLLVEMMTKNNHSMNFEVLLVRFVNNLIQLEQLLGIEVLLTQDNHALYHRLLDIRNPEEIERMLLEQVIFPMVKSMKEKTNQQFRCLSEKIAAIIRAEYDQELSLELIGDRLHYNPNYLSSIFKKEYGTTFSEYLMGYRLQMSKKWLVETDMTIKEIAERLQYHNSQNFIRSFRKKEQVTPGAYRKMKQAN; translated from the coding sequence ATGAAAAAAGGAAGAATGTTCTACACTATTTTTATTACGATTCTGGTTTTGGGAATAGGATTGGTGGCCAGCTTTGGCAGCTATATCTATTTTACAACAATTAGCTCCGTTGTGGAGAGAGTTTCCAATACCAAGCAAAGCTACATGGCGCAGATCAGAAATAGCCTGGAACAGAAAATCCAAACGATTGAATACGCTTTTAATACGTATAGCACGACCAGTTCCTTTAATGAAGTTGTCAAAAATCCCATTACAGAAAAAGATTTTGTAGCGTATCGGAATGTAAATACCCAGCTCAATTATATTGCTACGATGGGATTAGAAGGAACCGAGTATTCACTAATAAGTCTAAATCAGAATTGGAGAATCTCCAATGGAAGCCTGTCTTATTTGACGAAAACGGAACGAGAAAAGCTGATTAGTACCTATATCGACCACCAGGATAAGGGACTATTCTGGATTAAAACAGATAAAGGAATCCGTTTTGTGAATACCTTGCCTGTATTTTCCAAAAAGAAACAGGCCATCGCGCTATCTGATATTTCGTCGCAGACGTTAAGCCATACCATTCAAACAGAGGATCATATGCCTGTGTTTATTTTGAATAAAAAAGGCGACTTAATGTACGAAACTGAGCCTGCTACTCCCTTATTGTCTACTCAGCAGCTTCAGCACATTTCAGAGGTTACTGCTAAATCAAACAACACGGGCATGCTGACATTGGAGAAAACGGAGCATCAGCCAGCGCGGCAAATCATTTATGCTAAATCTGCTTACAACAATTGGACTTACTTAACGGTATTAGATAAAAAAGAGATTGCAAACGCGTTTCAAACGACCAAATTTGGGATTATCATGATGGGCCTTGTATTAACGCTTTTAATGGTGGTGGTGGCATACATCATTGCCATTTACTTTACCAAGCCATTCCAGCAAATAAAACGCAGCTTACCGAAAAATCCCAATTTCGCTTTCAAAAATGAACCTTCTAAAAATGAAATTGAGTGGATTATTAATTCCATCGACAACATTGTAACAGAGAAGGAAAGCTTGGAAAGTCTCATTCAGTCCGAAATGCCACAGTTGGAAACGCAATTGATTCTCAACCTGTTTCGCAAACGTGTTTCCGCAGAGGAATTGGCACGAAAAATGCCACGCTTGGGCTACCCGCAGATCGAGAATCAAATGTATATTACCTTGTTGGTTCAACTGGATAATCTGGGAGATCGAGAACCTTCGGATAAAGATGTTTTACTGCTGGCTATTAACAAAATCGTAGAAGAAACGATTCCTGAGCAGCAGCGTATGCTTCCGATCATTTTGAACGATAACACCCAGGCTACCATATTAATTTTGGCAGGTAAGAGTGCACAGGAAATGAGAAAGCAAGTGCTGGATCATGCGACCCTTTTGATTCAGAATGTAAAAGAGTATTTGAATGTATCCATCAGCATCGGTATTAGCACAGCGTATGATAACTTATTAGAAAGTAAAGAAGCTTGTGAGATGAGCAAGCAAGCATTGCATCACCGTTTAAACCTAGGTAAAGAGTCGATTATTTTTTATGAGGATATTTCCATGGTCATTTCAGGTCCGGTTCTGCTGCATTATCCTGCGGAATTGGAATCCAAACTGTTTGATGCCATCCGCATAGGAGATGAAGAGCAGGTATATCATACCGTGCACTCTTTGTTGGTGGAAATGATGACAAAGAACAACCATTCCATGAACTTTGAAGTGCTGCTGGTACGCTTTGTCAATAACCTCATCCAATTAGAGCAGCTATTAGGGATTGAAGTACTGCTAACGCAAGACAATCATGCCTTGTATCACCGTTTGCTGGATATCCGTAACCCGGAGGAGATAGAACGCATGCTGTTAGAACAGGTTATTTTCCCCATGGTAAAAAGCATGAAGGAGAAGACCAACCAGCAATTCCGCTGTCTCTCAGAGAAAATTGCCGCGATTATCCGTGCTGAATATGACCAGGAATTATCATTAGAACTCATTGGAGATCGACTGCATTACAATCCGAATTATTTAAGCAGTATTTTCAAAAAAGAATACGGAACGACGTTTAGTGAATATCTGATGGGCTATCGCCTGCAAATGAGCAAGAAATGGCTCGTTGAGACAGATATGACGATTAAAGAAATCGCCGAGCGGCTGCAATATCATAATTCGCAAAACTTTATCCGCTCTTTTCGAAAAAAAGAACAGGTTACACCAGGGGCTTATCGAAAGATGAAGCAAGCCAATTAA
- a CDS encoding ABC transporter permease, with translation MKVSSVPAPNMKMKMKKNKRTTESLLRMQKHKLLYLMVLPGLVYFIIFKYFPMGGLVIAFQDYQAFQGITGSPWVGMKHFIRLFTEPTFFMLLRNTLVLFALNIVIFFPLPIILALMLNEVRKMFFKNIIQTIIYIPHFMSWVIIVSISYVFLTVDGGVLNELIAALGGEKISFLTSPQWLRTVYIGQVIWKELGWSTIIYLSAITVVDTQLYEAAEMDGAGRLRKTWHVTLPAIRPVIITLLILKIGSTLDLGFEHMYLLLNSLNREVAEIFDTYIYTAGLKNGQLSFSTTVGLFKGVVGLILIMFSNRLAKKFGEDGVY, from the coding sequence ATGAAAGTTTCAAGTGTCCCCGCACCAAACATGAAGATGAAAATGAAAAAGAACAAAAGAACGACGGAAAGCCTTTTACGAATGCAGAAACACAAGCTGCTCTATCTGATGGTTTTACCCGGGTTGGTGTACTTCATTATTTTCAAGTACTTCCCTATGGGAGGATTGGTAATTGCATTTCAGGATTATCAAGCCTTTCAGGGAATTACAGGCAGTCCATGGGTAGGAATGAAGCATTTTATTCGTTTGTTTACAGAGCCTACGTTTTTTATGTTGCTTCGCAATACGCTGGTTTTATTTGCACTGAATATTGTAATCTTTTTTCCATTGCCCATTATATTGGCGCTCATGCTGAACGAGGTTAGGAAGATGTTTTTCAAAAATATAATTCAAACCATCATCTACATTCCGCACTTTATGTCATGGGTTATCATCGTTTCGATTTCTTATGTATTCCTGACGGTGGACGGCGGTGTGCTGAATGAACTGATTGCCGCACTAGGTGGTGAGAAGATCAGCTTCTTAACATCACCGCAGTGGCTGCGAACGGTCTATATCGGGCAAGTGATTTGGAAGGAACTTGGCTGGTCTACCATCATTTATTTATCTGCAATTACAGTGGTGGATACACAATTGTATGAGGCAGCAGAAATGGACGGTGCTGGGCGTTTGAGAAAGACATGGCACGTGACGTTGCCAGCGATCCGCCCGGTTATTATTACTTTGTTAATTTTGAAAATCGGTAGCACGCTGGATTTGGGCTTTGAACATATGTACCTGCTATTGAACTCATTAAACCGCGAGGTTGCCGAAATCTTTGACACCTATATTTATACTGCGGGCTTAAAGAATGGACAATTAAGTTTCAGTACGACAGTAGGACTTTTTAAAGGTGTAGTAGGCTTAATTCTGATTATGTTCTCCAATCGACTCGCTAAGAAATTTGGTGAAGACGGCGTTTACTAA
- a CDS encoding YesL family protein, whose amino-acid sequence MVRFVENMNKWCMRLLRLVYLNLLWTIATILGLGFIGVGPATVAMLSILRQWIRGNEEVAIFSTFVRYFKESFKEAAIIGGLYSLVGYVLYVDIVNSSSWYVRVVTLMGAFLYLISLAYIFPLLAHYAWKGIKLKIKMSIVIGFSYLQYTLVLFVAIVVLYALILGLYPGILTFAGASIIGYLVMWMTHQVFSKIEREVLVKEEDMA is encoded by the coding sequence ATGGTACGGTTTGTAGAAAACATGAACAAATGGTGCATGCGCCTGCTACGCCTGGTCTACCTTAACTTGCTGTGGACGATTGCGACAATCCTGGGCTTGGGTTTTATAGGTGTAGGGCCTGCAACCGTTGCTATGCTTAGTATTTTAAGGCAGTGGATTCGGGGCAATGAGGAAGTCGCCATTTTCTCGACGTTTGTACGTTACTTTAAAGAAAGCTTTAAGGAAGCAGCCATCATTGGCGGGCTATACAGCCTTGTGGGTTACGTGCTCTACGTGGATATCGTCAACAGCTCATCCTGGTATGTTCGTGTGGTGACACTGATGGGTGCCTTTTTGTATCTGATCTCTTTGGCATACATTTTTCCGTTACTGGCTCACTATGCTTGGAAAGGCATCAAGCTGAAGATCAAGATGTCGATCGTAATTGGATTTTCGTATTTACAATATACACTTGTTCTTTTTGTAGCTATTGTCGTGCTTTATGCATTGATTCTAGGCTTGTACCCAGGAATTCTAACTTTTGCCGGAGCGAGCATCATCGGTTATCTCGTGATGTGGATGACGCATCAGGTATTCAGCAAAATAGAGCGAGAGGTTCTGGTGAAAGAGGAAGATATGGCATGA
- a CDS encoding extracellular solute-binding protein — MKKRTAMKKGVSGLLAGLMVMSVFLTACGDKGTEDQASQTYDPKSKLEFTWLNVLHTASPPTETIKSKIEEYTNSKITFNWVPDASKEERITTALASGELADMVTLTMMTNSSVRSSLKSGLFWDVGKYLDDYENLKKIPPEVREAASIEGVLYGVPFQKNLARAGLVIRQDWLDRLGLKVPTTLDELYEVARAFTEDDPDGNGKNDTTGFVDRSDLRYSSFKTLSSYFGTPNGWKVDENGKFTPEFDTPQYLETLKYSNKLYKNGYLSKDFAVTAKTDQQQQFAQGKAGIYTGMIDISNLRTLSQGLQKGLKLVPVNKISNGDGQYHVWSEGSGVGGLLAFPKSEVKTEAELKRLLQFVDDLIDKDVYMYMTGGIEGTHYKIEKDGSFKITNTDLWQADVQPFSSSRPSEVTYNLKDANPEKEMANELVRENNKFAVLDPTVPLDSATANEQGTELEKIITDASFKFIMGEIDEAGFKAAVENWKKSGGARITTEYEEAYKKTKK, encoded by the coding sequence ATGAAAAAAAGAACCGCGATGAAAAAGGGAGTATCGGGTCTTCTTGCCGGACTTATGGTCATGAGTGTTTTTCTAACTGCTTGTGGTGACAAAGGGACTGAGGATCAAGCCAGCCAAACCTATGATCCCAAATCCAAACTGGAATTTACCTGGCTAAACGTATTGCATACAGCCTCTCCGCCTACAGAAACGATTAAAAGCAAAATCGAAGAATACACCAATTCCAAAATTACGTTCAACTGGGTGCCGGATGCTTCCAAGGAAGAGAGAATTACCACCGCACTGGCTTCTGGTGAATTGGCAGACATGGTGACTTTGACGATGATGACAAATTCATCAGTGCGTAGTTCATTGAAATCAGGACTATTCTGGGATGTAGGCAAATACTTGGATGATTATGAAAATTTGAAGAAGATCCCGCCTGAAGTGCGCGAAGCTGCTTCTATTGAAGGGGTACTGTATGGTGTTCCGTTCCAGAAAAATCTGGCTCGGGCGGGTCTGGTCATTCGTCAGGATTGGCTCGATCGCTTAGGACTGAAAGTGCCGACCACACTGGATGAGTTGTATGAAGTTGCGAGAGCGTTTACAGAAGATGATCCAGATGGCAATGGAAAAAATGATACGACTGGGTTTGTTGACAGATCGGATCTGCGTTACAGCAGCTTTAAAACATTAAGCTCCTACTTTGGGACACCTAATGGCTGGAAAGTAGATGAAAACGGCAAGTTTACGCCGGAATTTGATACTCCTCAATATTTGGAGACCTTAAAGTATTCCAATAAATTATACAAAAACGGATACCTCTCCAAAGACTTTGCCGTAACCGCTAAAACGGACCAGCAACAACAATTTGCACAAGGTAAAGCAGGGATTTATACAGGCATGATCGATATCTCTAACCTTAGAACCTTGTCTCAAGGCTTACAAAAAGGGCTGAAGCTGGTACCTGTTAACAAGATTTCTAATGGAGATGGCCAATATCACGTATGGTCTGAAGGAAGCGGGGTAGGAGGCTTGCTGGCATTTCCGAAATCTGAAGTAAAGACAGAAGCTGAGTTGAAGAGACTGCTGCAATTTGTAGATGATTTAATTGACAAAGATGTATATATGTACATGACCGGTGGTATTGAAGGTACTCATTATAAAATCGAAAAAGATGGTTCCTTTAAAATTACGAATACAGATTTGTGGCAAGCAGACGTTCAGCCATTTTCAAGCTCCAGACCAAGTGAAGTGACCTATAACTTAAAGGATGCCAATCCGGAAAAGGAAATGGCTAATGAATTAGTGCGAGAAAATAATAAATTTGCTGTTCTGGACCCGACAGTGCCACTGGATTCAGCCACCGCTAATGAACAAGGAACAGAGCTGGAGAAAATCATTACCGACGCCTCCTTCAAATTTATTATGGGTGAAATTGATGAAGCCGGATTTAAAGCAGCTGTAGAAAACTGGAAAAAGTCAGGCGGAGCACGAATTACCACTGAGTATGAAGAAGCGTATAAGAAAACGAAAAAATAA
- a CDS encoding glycoside hydrolase family 28 protein, producing MQLYNIVDYGAVQDGTTMATEAIAAAIEAASNAGGGTVFVPSGTYLTGAIILKSNIELHLSPGAILSFSTELADYPVVESRWEGVQREVHASCIYGENLENISITGSGTLDGNGQPWWEKHRNHPEELQYPRPKLISFDRCQRVTIKDLMLKNSPSWTVNPIACYNVTIDNLSILNPADSPNTDGINPESCSNVRISNCNIDVGDDCIAIKAGTEDTHERIPCENITITNCTMVHGHGAVVLGSEMSGDIRNVTISNCVFKQTDRGIRLKSRRGRGGIIEDIRISNIVMEEVICPFILNLYYFCGPRGKDKYVWDKNPYPITDETPCFRRIHFSDITARQVHAAAGFLYGLAEQYIAEITFSNIDISMAKNAIPGRPAMMTGIEDMNNRGFYLGNVRDIRFQQVTIENHEGPAFYIENGKDVEINRCHSKNTAQPEKLIEQVTIQPSEQNVVK from the coding sequence ATGCAATTGTATAACATTGTAGATTATGGAGCAGTTCAGGATGGTACGACGATGGCGACAGAGGCGATTGCGGCTGCCATTGAAGCAGCAAGTAATGCTGGTGGAGGCACCGTTTTTGTCCCGTCTGGAACATACCTGACGGGTGCTATTATTCTGAAAAGTAACATTGAGCTGCATTTAAGCCCCGGCGCAATTCTTTCCTTCAGTACGGAACTGGCAGATTACCCTGTAGTAGAATCCAGATGGGAAGGCGTTCAGCGGGAAGTACATGCATCGTGCATTTATGGAGAGAACCTTGAGAATATTTCGATTACAGGCAGCGGAACACTGGACGGAAATGGTCAACCGTGGTGGGAAAAGCATCGGAATCACCCTGAAGAGTTGCAGTATCCAAGACCCAAATTAATCAGCTTTGACCGCTGTCAACGGGTCACCATTAAAGACCTCATGTTAAAAAATTCCCCCAGTTGGACTGTAAACCCCATTGCTTGCTATAACGTTACGATTGACAATTTGTCCATTCTTAACCCGGCCGACTCTCCCAATACGGATGGTATTAATCCCGAATCCTGTTCCAATGTTCGTATTAGCAACTGCAATATTGATGTAGGCGATGATTGTATTGCGATCAAAGCAGGAACCGAAGATACCCATGAGCGGATTCCTTGTGAAAATATTACGATTACCAACTGTACAATGGTGCATGGTCATGGTGCTGTCGTACTGGGAAGCGAAATGAGCGGAGATATTCGTAATGTTACGATCAGCAATTGCGTGTTCAAGCAAACGGATCGGGGCATACGTCTGAAATCAAGACGGGGACGCGGTGGAATCATCGAGGATATTCGTATCAGCAACATTGTGATGGAGGAGGTCATTTGTCCATTTATTCTAAACCTGTATTATTTCTGCGGACCTCGGGGCAAGGACAAATATGTGTGGGATAAAAATCCCTATCCAATTACTGATGAAACTCCGTGCTTTAGAAGAATCCATTTTTCCGATATCACGGCACGTCAGGTTCATGCGGCGGCTGGTTTCTTATACGGACTTGCAGAACAATATATTGCTGAAATTACATTTTCCAATATTGATATATCTATGGCTAAAAATGCGATTCCCGGTCGTCCGGCCATGATGACAGGGATTGAAGATATGAATAACCGTGGTTTTTATCTAGGTAATGTGAGGGATATTCGTTTTCAACAGGTTACGATTGAAAATCATGAAGGTCCTGCCTTTTACATTGAAAATGGGAAAGATGTTGAAATCAATCGTTGTCATTCGAAGAATACAGCTCAGCCTGAAAAGCTGATAGAACAAGTAACGATACAACCTTCTGAACAAAATGTTGTGAAATAG